One stretch of bacterium DNA includes these proteins:
- a CDS encoding HU family DNA-binding protein, which yields MTKDELIDVIANKTSISKKDTDLVVNTVIETITKTLQDGGEVVLTGFGKFSVNHREARMGVNPQKPGVKIQIPAMKVPKFKAGKMLKEAVR from the coding sequence ATGACAAAAGATGAATTAATAGATGTTATTGCCAATAAGACTAGCATTTCTAAAAAAGATACAGATTTAGTCGTTAATACTGTTATTGAAACTATTACTAAAACACTTCAGGACGGCGGCGAAGTGGTTTTAACAGGTTTTGGTAAATTTAGCGTTAATCACAGAGAAGCAAGAATGGGCGTTAATCCTCAAAAACCAGGTGTTAAAATTCAAATTCCTGCAATGAAAGTTCCGAAATTCAAGGCTGGTAAAATGCTCAAAGAAGCGGTCAGATAA
- a CDS encoding IPT/TIG domain-containing protein: protein MKILNYQKRSVKLILVLGFFLFGFTVSGSPIAKAAEAKTFLIDPTYDVQGRNSITATSRIVGSNAYYYVDDFYWNSTNPQDQNTLIGNITALANEFDNTIYPKMRQFYGEEWNPGIDGDKKIYILLTDIKNDTVKGSYGGYFSTTNEYSKALLDEYKKTQLEAMEKEKKADLAAGKSIDSYAQKENEINSIFTNEKELLYLNINFVDEPDIKSFLAHEFQHMINWSEKAKISNVNEEVWLNEALSEYAPTALGYDNAYKGSALESNVSDFSRNPSDSLTEWKNTNHDYSSVNIFMQFLVGRYGTGILRSIITTPKIGIAAVNDALQKIDPRANFSSVFSDWVITNYFNGQTIQNKKYAYANPNLNYENLHISASSSFMLYSNNMAKSSIAKNEENIKDWSGKWYQFISSPILSVPNQTLEINLKSDAPDAHFQVAYVIENIGGGLTLKNYELRGNQSGNIYIDNFGTLVKSVTLMPISERKISGFGKNEIPVKFSYTASLTSPDQPSIKSVSPKTSALGNRTLVTIIGENFILGSTVKFGGIPATEISLIDSKTIIAKAPPFYTNAEVDIEITTPSLITATAPKSFSYFSEVQDGSLIRAKGDYKVYVVTGKYKRWIQSEKIFGFYNFKWSDIVTVMPEARDSYATSTLTRADNDYKVYEIGSDNKKHHLSMSGEKFTASGRKWEMIFIINSAEKNSYKTGTIITK from the coding sequence GTGAAAATATTAAATTATCAAAAAAGAAGCGTAAAATTAATTTTAGTTTTAGGGTTTTTTTTATTTGGATTTACTGTTAGCGGTTCGCCGATCGCAAAAGCCGCAGAGGCAAAAACTTTTTTGATCGATCCGACATATGATGTTCAAGGACGAAACTCTATCACAGCCACCAGCCGCATTGTCGGATCAAACGCTTATTATTATGTTGATGATTTTTATTGGAATTCGACAAATCCTCAGGACCAGAACACTCTTATTGGCAATATTACCGCCCTAGCCAATGAATTTGATAATACTATCTATCCTAAAATGCGCCAATTTTACGGAGAAGAGTGGAATCCCGGCATTGATGGAGACAAAAAAATATATATATTATTGACTGATATCAAAAATGACACCGTAAAAGGCTCTTACGGCGGCTATTTCAGCACCACTAACGAATACTCAAAAGCCTTGCTTGATGAATACAAAAAAACTCAGCTGGAAGCTATGGAAAAAGAAAAAAAGGCCGATCTGGCGGCGGGGAAAAGCATCGATTCTTACGCGCAAAAAGAAAATGAAATAAACTCCATCTTTACGAATGAAAAAGAATTGCTGTATTTGAATATTAATTTCGTAGATGAACCTGATATAAAATCTTTTTTGGCTCACGAATTTCAGCATATGATCAATTGGAGCGAAAAAGCTAAAATTTCCAACGTTAACGAAGAAGTCTGGCTGAATGAAGCCCTAAGCGAATACGCGCCTACCGCTCTGGGATACGACAACGCTTATAAAGGCAGCGCTCTTGAATCAAATGTCAGTGATTTCAGCCGCAACCCTTCCGATTCGCTTACCGAATGGAAAAACACAAATCACGATTATTCAAGCGTCAATATTTTTATGCAATTTCTGGTCGGCCGTTATGGAACCGGCATTCTAAGATCAATTATCACCACGCCTAAAATCGGAATAGCGGCAGTAAATGACGCATTGCAAAAAATCGACCCGCGGGCGAATTTCAGCAGTGTTTTTTCCGATTGGGTGATCACGAATTATTTCAACGGCCAAACTATCCAGAATAAAAAATACGCTTACGCCAATCCAAATCTAAATTATGAAAATTTGCATATTTCCGCTTCCAGTTCTTTTATGCTCTATTCCAATAATATGGCCAAAAGCAGTATCGCCAAAAATGAAGAAAATATAAAAGACTGGTCGGGAAAATGGTATCAATTCATATCTTCGCCGATCCTAAGCGTTCCCAACCAAACTTTGGAAATAAATCTCAAATCAGACGCCCCAGACGCTCATTTTCAAGTGGCATATGTAATTGAAAATATCGGAGGCGGACTAACTCTTAAAAACTACGAGCTTCGGGGCAATCAAAGCGGAAATATTTATATTGATAATTTTGGCACGCTGGTAAAATCGGTAACGCTTATGCCGATCAGCGAAAGAAAAATTTCCGGCTTCGGAAAAAACGAAATTCCGGTAAAATTTTCGTATACCGCCTCGCTGACTTCTCCGGACCAGCCTTCGATAAAAAGCGTATCCCCAAAAACTTCCGCGCTAGGCAACAGGACATTGGTAACCATCATTGGAGAAAACTTCATTCTCGGATCAACCGTAAAATTTGGAGGAATTCCGGCGACAGAAATAAGCTTAATCGATTCTAAGACCATAATCGCCAAAGCCCCGCCTTTTTATACAAATGCCGAAGTTGACATAGAGATAACGACTCCAAGCTTGATTACCGCCACCGCGCCAAAATCTTTTTCTTATTTTTCAGAAGTGCAAGACGGATCTTTGATCAGAGCGAAAGGGGATTACAAAGTTTATGTTGTCACGGGAAAATACAAACGCTGGATCCAATCGGAAAAAATATTCGGTTTTTATAATTTTAAATGGAGCGATATTGTGACCGTAATGCCTGAAGCCAGAGATTCCTATGCGACGTCAACGCTGACACGCGCCGACAATGACTATAAAGTGTATGAGATCGGCTCCGATAATAAAAAACACCACTTGTCTATGAGCGGCGAAAAATTCACAGCCAGCGGCCGAAAATGGGAAATGATCTTTATCATTAATAGTGCGGAAAAAAATTCCTATAAAACCGGCACAATAATCACTAAGTAA
- a CDS encoding glycosyltransferase family 2 protein, which yields MSTPKVSIIILNWNGWQDTLECFDSLAKIIYPNYEVIVIDNNSTNESVEKIKNWISDKKTAVNYKLLINSHNAGFAGGNNPGIEYAVKNKSDYVLLLNNDTIVGPGFLEKLVKVGESDRNFGIIGPKIYYETDKNRIWFGGGYFSWLGGGRHMEFDKIDDKPLDETIKEVDFMTGCSLLIKREVIEKIGPMNEDFFLYYEDTEWCLRARKNGYKIIYAPSSHIWHKVSRSVKPKTNPVVHYYHIRNALLLSKLQAPKSIIGFIYLWSITKYLKQIIKTIFFPAKKEIARMIMKGIGDFYAGKFGVYKN from the coding sequence ATGTCAACCCCGAAAGTCTCAATCATAATTCTTAACTGGAACGGCTGGCAAGACACGTTGGAATGTTTTGATTCGCTGGCAAAGATCATCTATCCGAATTATGAAGTCATTGTCATTGATAATAATTCGACGAATGAATCGGTGGAAAAGATAAAAAACTGGATAAGCGACAAAAAAACAGCTGTAAATTATAAATTATTGATCAATAGCCATAACGCCGGTTTTGCCGGCGGCAATAATCCGGGAATCGAGTACGCCGTCAAAAATAAGTCTGATTATGTCTTATTGCTTAATAACGACACGATCGTTGGTCCAGGATTCTTGGAAAAACTGGTAAAGGTAGGGGAAAGCGACCGGAATTTCGGCATTATCGGGCCCAAGATCTATTATGAAACTGATAAAAACCGGATCTGGTTTGGCGGCGGATATTTCAGCTGGCTGGGCGGAGGCCGGCATATGGAATTTGATAAAATAGACGATAAACCGCTTGATGAGACGATTAAAGAAGTGGATTTTATGACCGGATGCTCGCTTTTGATCAAGCGCGAGGTTATAGAAAAGATCGGACCGATGAATGAAGATTTTTTTCTTTATTACGAGGATACCGAATGGTGCTTGCGAGCCAGAAAAAACGGCTATAAGATCATCTACGCGCCATCCTCGCATATTTGGCACAAGGTTTCAAGAAGCGTTAAACCCAAAACCAATCCGGTAGTCCATTATTATCACATTCGCAACGCCCTCTTGCTGTCAAAATTGCAAGCCCCCAAATCAATTATTGGATTTATTTATCTCTGGAGCATTACTAAATATCTTAAACAAATTATAAAAACTATCTTTTTCCCGGCAAAAAAAGAAATCGCCAGAATGATAATGAAAGGGATCGGGGATTTCTACGCCGGAAAATTCGGCGTATATAAAAATTAG
- a CDS encoding glycosyltransferase family 1 protein: protein MIKKIGIECHNLEGPRFGVGQTLIQFLEALSQTPGIAEKFEFHLYFKKEIPSDKVLTSHIFHKKILRVPLLPPSFTFFYHFLIPLIYFTDSLDGFFFPGYMLPAFFIGRSAVVLTNDLYYEIHNGNLPLRYRLAYRIFSWWAIKKTDKIITISETAKKELSQLFKIPNEKIEVAPWGLNQELARLSFRDDEIDNIKKKYSIKKDLIFSWGQAFPRRHFQEAILAFAKIAKDFPDLQYLVACADKYNPPVLADLARKINAELGREAIIYRSYIEDQKELFGLVKTARLVIYASESEAMGLPPIEALSLKTPAVVADNDLTHEIFDRYAFFIKNPANVEETAETIKNGILNETKRREIINNGPAIVKKFSWPISSKKILEIFDKIF, encoded by the coding sequence ATGATCAAAAAAATCGGCATTGAATGCCACAATCTGGAAGGACCGCGTTTTGGAGTGGGGCAAACCCTCATCCAGTTTTTGGAAGCGCTAAGTCAAACGCCCGGGATTGCCGAAAAATTTGAATTTCATCTCTATTTTAAAAAAGAAATTCCTTCCGATAAAGTCCTAACATCTCACATATTCCATAAAAAAATCCTTCGCGTACCTCTCCTTCCTCCAAGCTTCACTTTTTTTTACCATTTTTTAATTCCGCTCATTTATTTTACCGACTCGCTTGACGGTTTTTTCTTTCCCGGATATATGCTGCCAGCTTTTTTTATCGGCCGATCCGCCGTAGTGCTGACCAATGATCTTTATTATGAAATTCACAACGGCAATCTTCCTTTACGATACCGCTTAGCCTACCGTATTTTTTCCTGGTGGGCGATCAAGAAAACGGATAAAATAATAACCATATCGGAAACCGCGAAAAAAGAGCTTTCCCAATTATTTAAAATTCCGAATGAAAAAATTGAAGTTGCGCCTTGGGGTCTTAATCAAGAACTGGCGCGATTGTCTTTCCGCGACGATGAGATCGACAACATCAAGAAAAAGTATTCCATAAAAAAAGATCTTATTTTTTCCTGGGGACAGGCTTTTCCCCGCCGGCACTTCCAAGAAGCGATTTTGGCGTTCGCCAAAATCGCCAAAGATTTTCCCGATCTGCAATATCTCGTCGCTTGCGCCGATAAATATAATCCGCCGGTCCTCGCCGACTTAGCCAGAAAAATAAACGCCGAACTCGGGCGCGAAGCGATAATCTACAGAAGCTATATCGAGGATCAAAAAGAGCTTTTTGGCCTCGTCAAAACCGCCCGTTTGGTGATCTACGCTTCCGAAAGCGAAGCGATGGGATTGCCTCCGATCGAAGCCTTGAGCCTTAAAACGCCGGCTGTCGTCGCTGACAACGACCTCACTCATGAAATTTTTGACCGGTACGCGTTCTTTATAAAAAATCCCGCCAATGTCGAAGAAACCGCCGAGACCATCAAAAATGGCATTTTGAATGAAACTAAACGCCGCGAAATAATCAATAACGGTCCCGCTATTGTCAAAAAGTTCTCCTGGCCGATCTCTTCAAAAAAAATACTCGAAATTTTCGATAAAATCTTTTAA
- a CDS encoding O-antigen ligase family protein produces the protein MFEVFKKPINSVYALQLLLVFLIALGGIDRIWAWAILFMLYAFIQTQPLKESVLLFSRSIPFYIALPITASFDSFNMWRIVVILIALKWFFIVKKDALNFLKQRITKNNLRALYAQNKIEILGLLIFALAFISLGKSVFLFAGAKRLFYFINLSLIFPVIVWVFKNRLITIAEISKNIAISIALIVGIGFLQLLSAYFLNLTEFMMFWAGQIQTGFYGTNWSNIVFSGNTWFSYNTGEFPKLRMFSSFPDSHTFPLYILFGLPALIAIFFDKIKNLKLEAKNWIASKEEYLCLGALLAAFLAVVLSGTRGIWLAVLLPLSFIFIQKKIPGLLDYFNLSQEKSAVNSGIIKKNSAIILIFFIALALSYPILAKDQFFLKTETSTQQGMILNRVMSIIDASETSNNLRLEIWKKSFASVVKNPLLGVGIGNFPVVLSQNISALKAGASAHNLYLNILAETGIFSLILFLAICVLILKYSWEIFQKAADEKTKIYGYAFFLYSLWIFGYNLTDAALFDEREFLMFILTVGIIVGVKKQLGAKIKNHGQ, from the coding sequence ATGTTCGAAGTCTTTAAAAAACCTATAAATTCGGTATACGCTCTGCAACTCCTGCTGGTTTTTCTGATTGCTCTGGGAGGCATTGACCGAATTTGGGCTTGGGCGATCTTATTTATGCTGTACGCGTTTATCCAGACTCAGCCTCTCAAAGAATCAGTGCTGCTTTTTAGCCGCTCGATCCCGTTTTATATCGCGCTTCCGATCACTGCCAGTTTCGATTCATTCAATATGTGGCGGATAGTGGTAATTCTAATCGCGTTAAAATGGTTTTTTATCGTCAAAAAAGATGCGCTGAATTTTTTAAAACAGCGTATTACCAAAAATAATCTTCGCGCCTTATACGCGCAAAACAAAATTGAGATTTTAGGCCTATTGATTTTTGCTTTGGCTTTTATTTCTCTCGGAAAAAGCGTTTTTCTTTTTGCCGGCGCCAAACGCTTGTTTTATTTTATCAATCTTTCACTGATCTTTCCGGTCATTGTCTGGGTTTTTAAAAATCGCTTGATTACCATCGCTGAAATTTCAAAAAATATCGCGATCTCGATCGCTTTGATCGTCGGCATCGGCTTTTTGCAGCTTTTATCGGCCTATTTTCTGAATCTTACCGAATTTATGATGTTTTGGGCCGGACAGATCCAGACGGGATTCTACGGGACGAATTGGAGCAATATTGTTTTTTCCGGCAATACCTGGTTTTCATATAATACCGGCGAATTTCCCAAATTGAGAATGTTTTCTTCTTTTCCCGACAGCCACACTTTTCCGCTATATATTCTTTTTGGCTTGCCGGCTCTGATCGCCATATTTTTTGATAAAATTAAAAATCTGAAGCTGGAAGCAAAAAACTGGATCGCGAGCAAAGAAGAATATTTATGCTTAGGCGCGCTTTTGGCCGCGTTTCTCGCGGTTGTCCTCAGCGGAACCAGGGGAATATGGCTGGCTGTTCTGCTTCCTCTGTCTTTTATTTTTATTCAGAAAAAAATTCCCGGACTGCTTGATTATTTCAATCTGTCCCAAGAAAAATCCGCCGTCAATTCAGGAATAATTAAAAAAAACAGCGCGATAATTTTGATATTTTTCATAGCGCTTGCCTTGAGCTATCCGATCCTGGCCAAAGATCAATTTTTTCTCAAAACCGAAACATCAACCCAGCAAGGTATGATACTCAACAGAGTTATGTCGATCATTGACGCATCCGAAACGTCCAATAATCTTCGCCTCGAGATCTGGAAAAAATCTTTTGCGTCTGTCGTCAAAAATCCATTGCTAGGAGTGGGAATAGGCAATTTTCCGGTAGTTCTCAGCCAGAATATTTCCGCTCTCAAAGCCGGCGCTTCCGCCCATAATCTTTATCTGAACATATTGGCTGAAACAGGGATATTTTCCTTGATCTTATTCCTCGCGATCTGCGTTCTGATCTTGAAATATTCCTGGGAAATCTTCCAGAAGGCCGCTGACGAAAAAACTAAAATTTACGGCTATGCTTTTTTCCTTTACAGTTTGTGGATTTTTGGCTATAATTTAACCGATGCCGCTCTCTTCGATGAGAGAGAATTTTTAATGTTTATCCTGACGGTCGGAATAATTGTCGGCGTTAAAAAACAGCTAGGCGCAAAAATCAAAAATCATGGCCAATGA
- a CDS encoding glycosyltransferase family 2 protein, with protein sequence MANDPKVTINLVVRNGEKYIRHCLKAIEAQSYPDLEVIIFDNNSGDQTRLVAKKEFPKFQLIESAKNHYVGGGFNRCIEKSQGKYILALCVDVILEKDFIKNAVSRMESDEKIGALQSKTLIYDFKNQKLTDTIDTAGFEIFRSRRIVNRGHGAKDAGQFAKPEEIFSYEGASGFFRKSALEDGKINGQIFDEDFVWYADDVDLGWRLALLGWKNFYDPSVIAWHDRSTTQRLSQGFWDFIQSRKNLPEEKKRWDYVNQRLAMVKNEIAGQFLRDFPFFIFREAKLWIYFLLFERSTLWGLSDFIKLLPKMSAKRKIIMSKKKLADKEMKRWFK encoded by the coding sequence ATGGCCAATGATCCCAAGGTAACGATAAATTTAGTGGTTAGAAACGGAGAAAAATATATCAGGCATTGCCTAAAGGCGATTGAAGCTCAATCATACCCCGATTTGGAAGTAATTATTTTTGACAATAACTCCGGCGATCAAACTCGGCTTGTCGCCAAAAAAGAATTTCCAAAATTTCAATTGATCGAAAGCGCAAAAAACCATTATGTCGGCGGCGGATTCAACCGGTGCATTGAAAAAAGCCAAGGAAAATATATTCTCGCCTTATGCGTTGATGTAATCCTGGAAAAAGATTTTATAAAAAATGCCGTGAGCAGGATGGAGAGCGATGAAAAAATCGGAGCGCTGCAATCCAAAACGCTGATCTATGATTTTAAAAACCAAAAGCTTACCGATACGATCGATACCGCCGGATTTGAGATATTCCGGTCTCGCCGGATAGTGAACAGGGGGCATGGCGCGAAAGACGCCGGACAATTCGCCAAGCCGGAAGAAATATTCTCTTATGAAGGCGCTTCGGGATTTTTCAGAAAGTCCGCTCTGGAAGACGGGAAGATCAACGGGCAGATCTTTGACGAAGACTTTGTCTGGTATGCCGATGATGTTGATCTGGGCTGGCGGCTTGCATTATTGGGCTGGAAAAATTTTTATGATCCTTCGGTGATCGCCTGGCACGACCGCTCCACCACTCAGCGCCTTAGCCAGGGATTTTGGGATTTCATCCAGTCGCGCAAAAACCTTCCCGAAGAAAAAAAGCGCTGGGACTACGTGAACCAAAGATTGGCGATGGTAAAAAACGAGATCGCCGGCCAGTTCCTGCGCGATTTCCCATTCTTTATTTTCCGGGAAGCGAAACTCTGGATCTATTTTCTGTTATTTGAGCGGTCAACGCTCTGGGGATTATCCGATTTTATAAAATTATTGCCAAAAATGTCGGCCAAGCGGAAAATAATAATGTCAAAGAAAAAACTGGCGGATAAAGAAATGAAAAGATGGTTCAAATGA
- a CDS encoding LCP family protein translates to MFENVLNLKQKNNSQEIRITRLSDFNHAYRENRKKRIIKKTALAVIAMVLITGIWYGARANQAMENISTNDGSIIQRILRLLPLDNSFIFSLPVETSILDEPNTIKKRVNFLILGMRGKDDPNGGLLTDSSIIVSVRPYDSKIALISIPRDLFVYMPGLNESRKLNEAYEIGEKQTPGKGLEYTRSIFSNVSGVPVHFAVIVNFKAFKDLVDSLGGVELNLARPFVEAVPFEEGSISLPAGRQTIDGDTALLYTRARMSSSDFDRSRRQQEVIRAIYGKITKTGIILNPYRLNKLLNIMEANTRTDMQVWEMEEVIKLFSRLKNTSIKTKVIDTGEEKFLYSTFNSDKAFILLPTGDNYDKIHETIKNIFD, encoded by the coding sequence ATGTTTGAAAATGTTTTAAACTTAAAGCAAAAAAATAATTCCCAAGAGATCAGGATCACGCGGCTTTCAGACTTCAATCATGCTTACCGCGAAAACAGAAAAAAAAGAATTATTAAAAAAACAGCGCTTGCCGTGATCGCGATGGTGCTTATTACGGGGATTTGGTATGGCGCCAGAGCCAATCAAGCGATGGAAAACATTTCGACCAATGACGGCTCTATCATTCAAAGAATATTGCGTCTTTTGCCGCTAGATAATTCATTCATATTCAGCTTGCCAGTGGAAACCTCGATACTGGACGAGCCGAATACCATAAAAAAACGCGTAAATTTTTTAATTCTGGGAATGCGGGGAAAAGACGACCCCAACGGAGGATTGCTTACCGATAGCAGCATTATTGTCAGCGTCAGGCCTTATGACAGCAAAATAGCGCTTATTTCGATACCGCGGGATCTTTTTGTCTATATGCCGGGCTTGAATGAAAGCCGGAAGCTGAATGAAGCCTATGAAATAGGCGAAAAGCAAACCCCCGGCAAAGGATTGGAATACACGAGATCGATCTTCAGCAATGTCTCCGGCGTACCCGTTCATTTTGCCGTTATCGTCAATTTCAAAGCGTTTAAAGACCTCGTTGATTCTCTGGGAGGAGTGGAATTGAATCTCGCGAGACCCTTTGTCGAAGCTGTGCCTTTCGAGGAAGGAAGCATCAGCCTGCCGGCCGGCCGCCAGACGATAGACGGCGACACGGCGCTGCTCTATACCCGCGCAAGGATGTCGAGCAGCGATTTTGACCGATCCAGAAGACAGCAGGAAGTGATCAGGGCAATTTACGGCAAGATCACCAAAACCGGCATAATCTTAAATCCCTACCGATTGAACAAGCTTTTAAATATTATGGAAGCCAATACCAGAACCGATATGCAGGTCTGGGAAATGGAAGAAGTGATAAAACTTTTCTCCCGCCTGAAAAACACATCGATAAAAACAAAAGTGATCGATACCGGCGAGGAAAAATTCTTATATTCGACTTTTAACAGCGACAAGGCTTTTATACTTCTGCCCACCGGCGATAATTACGACAAAATCCATGAAACTATCAAAAATATCTTCGATTAA
- a CDS encoding glycosyltransferase family 2 protein, which produces MADLSIIIINYKTPEILSLCIKSLKSTVLKIRYEIIVVDVESDYKTEYFIRDSFPDIIFVPLEKNVGYSKSVNAGIKKISAGGKYLLVLNADIIAKPEAVDKMFSYMESNPKIGILGPQLLNFNNTFQNSYFRFYTPRVILYRRTILKDFSFAKKALDHFLMKESDHNLIQSVNWLMGSALFIRQAALEKVGSMDERFFMYFEDVDWCRRFWDNGFRVVYYPEVKMMHYHGKQSTESKKYAIIHIISAIKYFWKYFGKEIPKIN; this is translated from the coding sequence ATGGCCGACCTATCAATTATCATTATTAATTACAAAACGCCGGAAATCCTCTCGCTCTGCATCAAATCGCTTAAATCCACGGTTCTCAAAATCCGCTATGAAATAATCGTTGTCGATGTCGAAAGCGATTATAAAACCGAATATTTCATCCGCGACAGCTTTCCCGATATTATTTTTGTGCCGCTGGAAAAAAACGTCGGCTATTCCAAATCCGTCAACGCGGGAATTAAAAAAATAAGCGCCGGCGGAAAATATCTTCTGGTGCTTAACGCGGATATTATCGCGAAACCCGAAGCAGTCGATAAAATGTTCTCGTATATGGAAAGCAATCCCAAGATCGGAATTCTGGGCCCGCAGCTTTTGAATTTCAATAATACTTTTCAAAATTCCTATTTCCGGTTCTATACGCCGCGCGTCATACTGTATCGCCGCACCATTTTAAAAGACTTTTCCTTCGCCAAAAAAGCGCTTGATCATTTTTTAATGAAAGAAAGCGATCATAATTTGATCCAGTCGGTCAACTGGCTGATGGGATCCGCGCTGTTTATCCGGCAAGCCGCACTTGAGAAAGTCGGATCCATGGATGAAAGATTTTTTATGTACTTTGAAGATGTTGACTGGTGCCGAAGATTCTGGGATAATGGCTTTAGGGTTGTCTATTATCCGGAGGTAAAAATGATGCATTATCACGGAAAGCAGAGCACCGAATCGAAAAAATACGCTATTATCCATATAATCAGCGCTATTAAATATTTTTGGAAATATTTTGGCAAAGAAATTCCCAAAATAAACTGA
- a CDS encoding S41 family peptidase, with protein sequence MNKNKLIQFIAVIILFIFTFGAGIFYGQKQAPLPAAVKQTFNKIINKDAGAPSDLDFSLFWDTWQLIKDKYADTAKIDEQKMFYGAISGMVASLDDPYTIFMDPSETRKFDEELNGVFDGIGAEIGIKKNIIVIVAPLPNSPAEKTGLKAGDKIYKINDTVTLDMSLNEAVSLIRGPKGTTVTLTIIRDNETESREFKIVRKTIVIKSAELKFSNTDKGKIAILKISRFGEDTFSDIKTFAKEILKQNAKGIVLDLRNNPGGFLDSAVDIAGVFLPAGKVVTIERFNKDNKKDYLTEGKNELGNIPLVILANQGSASASEILAGTLRDNRQIKIIGEKTYGKGSVQEVQPLKDNSTLKITIAEWLTPSGKNINKEGISPDIAMELKPEDFEAGKDPQMDAALNELQNL encoded by the coding sequence ATGAATAAAAATAAGCTCATACAATTTATTGCCGTAATAATTCTTTTTATTTTTACCTTCGGCGCGGGAATTTTTTACGGGCAAAAACAAGCCCCGCTTCCGGCCGCGGTAAAACAAACTTTTAATAAAATAATCAACAAAGACGCTGGCGCTCCAAGCGATCTGGATTTCAGCTTATTCTGGGATACCTGGCAATTAATAAAAGATAAATACGCCGATACCGCGAAGATCGACGAACAAAAAATGTTTTACGGCGCCATCAGCGGAATGGTCGCGTCGCTCGATGATCCTTACACGATCTTTATGGATCCCTCGGAAACCAGAAAATTCGATGAGGAATTAAACGGCGTTTTTGACGGGATAGGAGCGGAGATAGGCATCAAAAAAAATATCATTGTGATAGTCGCGCCCTTGCCGAATTCGCCGGCGGAAAAAACCGGACTCAAAGCCGGAGATAAAATTTATAAAATAAACGACACCGTCACTCTCGATATGTCCCTGAACGAAGCGGTAAGCCTGATCCGCGGGCCAAAAGGAACCACGGTCACGCTGACGATCATCCGCGACAATGAAACCGAGAGCCGGGAATTTAAAATCGTAAGAAAGACCATAGTCATCAAAAGCGCCGAGCTGAAATTCAGCAACACCGATAAAGGGAAGATTGCTATTCTCAAGATTTCCCGCTTCGGCGAAGACACTTTTTCCGACATAAAGACATTTGCCAAGGAAATACTCAAGCAAAACGCCAAAGGAATAGTCCTGGACTTGAGAAATAATCCGGGAGGATTTCTGGATTCAGCGGTGGATATCGCCGGAGTTTTCTTGCCGGCCGGCAAAGTCGTTACCATAGAAAGATTCAATAAGGACAACAAAAAAGACTATCTTACCGAAGGGAAAAATGAACTAGGCAATATCCCGCTGGTCATACTGGCCAATCAAGGAAGCGCTTCGGCGTCGGAAATTTTGGCCGGAACATTGAGAGACAACCGGCAAATAAAAATTATCGGCGAAAAAACATACGGCAAAGGGTCGGTTCAGGAAGTCCAGCCTCTCAAAGACAATTCCACTCTCAAGATCACCATTGCCGAATGGCTGACGCCTTCGGGAAAAAATATCAACAAGGAAGGCATCAGTCCGGATATCGCGATGGAATTGAAACCGGAAGATTTTGAGGCGGGAAAAGATCCGCAGATGGACGCGGCTCTAAATGAATTGCAAAATTTATAA
- the rplI gene encoding 50S ribosomal protein L9: MKVILLEDVKNVGKVWDIKDVSDGYARNFLFPNKLAQVATPDMIKKAETQKSDITKKAEEDLEKTEFLASALDDFVVKIKAKANAEGKLFGSIKPDMIREALINEKMNIKSIPAKNISTEAIKEIGEHKVTINLPHGLEAVVVVIVERE; the protein is encoded by the coding sequence ATGAAAGTAATTTTACTGGAAGACGTCAAAAATGTGGGAAAAGTATGGGATATCAAGGATGTTTCCGACGGATACGCCCGTAATTTCCTATTTCCCAACAAACTGGCCCAAGTCGCCACGCCGGATATGATCAAAAAAGCGGAAACGCAAAAATCAGATATTACAAAAAAGGCGGAAGAGGATCTGGAAAAAACAGAGTTTCTGGCGAGCGCGCTTGATGATTTTGTCGTTAAAATAAAGGCAAAAGCGAACGCGGAAGGAAAATTATTCGGGTCTATCAAGCCGGATATGATCCGCGAAGCCCTGATAAACGAAAAAATGAACATCAAAAGCATACCGGCCAAGAATATTTCCACGGAAGCCATCAAAGAGATAGGCGAACACAAAGTAACTATTAACTTGCCGCACGGATTAGAAGCCGTGGTCGTAGTTATCGTAGAAAGAGAATAA